The sequence ACGTACAACAACGCTGTCGAACCAGCCGACACGGCGAGGGCGGCCAGTCGTCGTTCCGTACTCACGTCCTACTTCACGGATTTTATCTCCGATTTCGTTCGTAAGTTCCGTAGGGAAAGGTCCGTCCCCAACACGGGTTGTGTATGCCTTTGAAACCCCGACTACATGGTTGATTTTTGTCGGGCCTACTCCAGAACCGATTGTTACTCCACCAGCTACCGGGTTAGAAGAAGTAACAAATGGATATGTACCTTGATCGATATCAAGCATAACCCCTTGAGCTCCTTCAAATAATACGCGGCGACCGTTATCGATGGCATCGTTCAATACAACGGATGTGTCCACAACATAGTGCTTAATTTGTTGACCGTACTCATAGTACTCGTCCAGAATATCTTCAATGTTGAAGCCTTCTGTTTCATAAAATTTTTCAAAAAGGCGGTTTTTCTCTTCCAGGTTACGAGCAAGCTTTTCTTCGAAAGATTGACGATCCAGAAGATCTGCGATACGGATACCGACACGTGCGGCTTTATCCATATAAGCAGGTCCGATTCCTTTTTTCGTTGTACCGATTTTATTGGCACCTTTACGTTCTTCATCGATTTCATCAAGCTTTAAGTGGTATGGAAGAATCACATGTGCACGGTTGCTGATTCGCAGGTTGTCTGTTTTCACATCGCGATCGTGAAGATATTTTAACTCTTTCACAAGTGCTTTAGGATCGACAACCATCCCATTTCCGATTACGGATGTTTTTTCGTTATAGAAAATACCTGATGGAATTAAGTGTAATTTATATGTTTCTCCGTCAAACTTAATCGTATGACCCGCGTTGTTCCCACCTTGGTAACGCGCGATAACTTCTGCATGTTCAGAAAGGAAGTCAGTGATCTTTCCTTTTCCTTCGTCTCCCCATTGCGTACCTACTACTACTACTGAAGACATATTAAGCACCTCCGACGGGAATTAGTATTCCCTCTTTTATCAAACAAACTCATTTTATCAACACTAAAAAAGAAAGTCAATGAAAACACGAACGTTTATATAGGTAATTATATTTATGTTCGTATAAATGTATACTTTACGCTTGGATAATCCACTACTTTAAGAATCTTAAGATAAATAAAAAATTGAGGGAGTATCATCAGGTTTTGATAGCGCATATTAGAAACTTTTGCTAATCTAAAATAAGCATTTTGAATTTTATATACAATTGAATACCGAGGTGACGATTTCATGATTAGACGTTTCTTTAGCTATTACCGGCCTCACCGGCGGCTTTTTTACATTGATTTTGCCTGTGCCGTGTTGGTCGGACTTTTAGAATTAGGATTTCCGATGGCTGTATCGTGGTTTATTGACTCCCTATTGCCTGAGGGAAACTGGAGTACTATATTGGCCGTTTCTGCCGGCCTGCTTGTCCTGTATCTACTCAGTTCGAGTATGCAATTCGTCGTGAACTATTGGGGACATAAGCTTGGGATCAATATCGAAACGGATATGAGACGGGAATTGTTTCACCATGTCCAAAGGCAATCCTTTCGCTTCTTTGATAATACGAAAACAGGTCATATCATGAGTCGTGTGACAAACGATCTGATGGACATAGGGGAACTTGCCCATCACGGACCTGAAGATCTGTTCATCGCGGTCATGACTTTCATTGGTGCGTTTTGGATCATGCTCACAATAAATATGGAGCTTGCCCTGGTTGCTATTATTATTGTTCCATTTCTTGTTTGGTTAATTTCGTATTCGAACATTAAAATGAACGCAGCCTGGACGAAAATGTACGGAAATATAGCCGATGTAAACAGTCGCGTTGAAGACAGTGTTTCCGGGGCGAGAGTGGTTCAGTCTTTTACGAACGAATCATATGAAATGGAACGTTTCAATGAAAATAATCAATTCTTCCGCACGTCCAAACTGAAAGCCTATAACGTGATGAGCGTGAATTTATCCGGTATCTACATTACCACTCGCTTGATGACCTTGATCATTCTAGTATACGGAGCCTGGTTAAGTTTTTCCGGCGTGCTTTCATATGGAGAACTCGTTGCCTTTATTCTTTATATCAATGTCCTCTTTAAACCAATCGACAAAATTTCCGCACTCCTTGAGCTGTATCCGAAGGGTATGGCCGGTTTCAAGCGGTTCACTGAGCTCATGGATATGGAGCCGGATATTGAAAATCGTCCACATGCAATCGAAGTGCCTGCTTTACGGGGGGATATTGCTTTTGATGGGGTGACCTTTGGTTATGAGCCGGACCGCCCTATTCTAAGGGATTTATCCTTTACCATTCAATCTGGGCAGACCGTGGCTTTTGTCGGTCCTTCAGGCGCCGGAAAAACAACAATTTGCTCACTGATTCCACGTTTCTATGATATAGAAAAAGGAGCCGTCACCATTGATGGCATCGATATCAGGGAGATGACGAAGGAATCCCTGCGTGCTCAAATTGGAATCGTTCAGCAGGATGTATTCTTATTTACGGGAACTCTTCGGGAAAACATCGCCTATGGTAAGCTTGATGCCACCCAGAAGGAAATAGAAGAAGCGACGAGACGTGCTCATCTGACGGATCTCATTGCCTCACTCCCAGATGGATTTGATACACAAATCGGGGAAAGAGGTCTGAAGCTATCCGGAGGTCAAAAGCAGCGCTTGTCCATCGCCCGCATGTTCCTTAAAAACCCTAGAATTTTAATTCTGGATGAAGCCACTTCCGCCTTGGATACTGAAACAGAAGCGATCATCCAAGAGGCTTTAAATGAACTGGCAAAAGACCGTACCACCCTTGTCATTGCCCATCGTTTGGCGACAATCCGTAAAGCGGACCGCATTCTCGTCGTCACCGAAAACGGCATCGCTGAAGATGGTACTCATGAAGAGCTCCTTTCAAGGGAAGACGGGATATTCACAAGACTTCATGCTCATCAGCATGCAACGATCCTATAACAACAAAAAATCCAAGCACCTGCACCAGCAGGGCTTGGATTTTTTCTATTAAGCCGGGGCGTCGTCAAATCGCCGCTCCAGATTCACGAATTTATTGTATTCCTTCACAAACGCAAGGGACACGTTTCCAACCGGACCGTTACGTTGCTTGGCAATGATGATTTCGATGATGTTTTTGTTTTCCGCTTCTTTGTCATAGTAATCTTCACGGTATAAGAAGGCTACGATATCCGCATCCTGCTCGATACTTCCTGATTCACGAATATCAGACATCATCGGACGCTTATCTTGACGCTGCTCCACACCACGGGAGAGCTGGGATAAAGCGATGACCGGTACTTGAAGCTCACGAGCCAGTCCTTTTAGGGAACGGGAGATTTCAGATACCTCCTGCTGACGGTTTTCTCCTGAACGGCCGCTACCCTGAATGAGCTGCAAGTAGTCGATGAGGATCATTCCAAGACCATGCTCCTGAGCGAGGCGTCGGCATTTGGAACGGATTTCCCCCACTTTAATACCAGGCGTATCATCGATGTAAATCCCGGCATTTGAGAGGCTTCCCATCGCCATCGTAAGCTTTCTCCAGTCTTCGTCGGTTAAATCACCTGTACGGAGATTTTGGGCATTAATATTGCCTTCTGCACACAGCATACGCATAACGAGCTGCTCGGCTCCCATCTCCAGGGAGAATATGGCTACGTTTTCTTTCGCCTTTACTGCCACGTTTTGAGCGATATTCAGGGCGAAGGCTGTTTTACCCATGGAAGGTCTGGCTCCAACAATGATCAAGTCATTTCGCTGGAAACCAGCCGTCATATGGTCTAGGTCGGCAAACCCCGTGGAAATCCCTGTTACGTCACCCTTGCGATTCGTTAAGGTTTCGATATTGTCATAAGTCCGCACAAGTACATCTTTAATATTATGAAAGGCACCTGCGTTCTTCCGCTGGGCTACTTCCATGATGTTTTTTTCCGCTTCACTGAGGAGGCTGTCGACTTCATCCTCGCGGGCATAGCCGTCAGAAGCGATATCCGTCGCTGTACGGATCAACCTTCTTAATAATGATTTTTCTTCCACAATCTTTGCGTAATACTCGATATTGGCAGCCGTGGGAACAGAGGCTGCAAGCTCACTTAAATAAGCGACTCCGCCTACATCTTCAAGCTCTTTCGCTGCTGCCAGTTCTTCTGTCACCGTAATTAAGTCAACGGCTTTTCCCCCGTCTCCCAAATTCAGCATGACATTGTATATTTTTTGATGAGAATGACGATAAAAATCTTCTGGAATCAATATTTCTGATGTGGTCGTCAATGCGCTGGGCTCTAAGAAAATCGCACCTAATACTGCTTGTTCAGCCTCAATGTTCTGAGGTGGAACCCGATCCTGGAACACTTCATTCATCTATGCATAACCTCCAATTCAACTGCGAAGGGGCAACAGAGGCCAATAGGCATCTGCTGCCTGCGTCAAAGTCAATACCTTACTATATATGAAAATATAAGAATTTAGTCCTACCGAAAAAATGTGATCGGGATAGTATCCAGATCACATTTGTTATCAAGCTATATTCATTTTAACATGTTTTTCTCAAAATGAAGTTACCAAATTTCGTATATTTTCTTTGAAAAAATTCTTATTCTTCCGTTACGTGTACCTTTAAGGTTGCTGAAACGTCCGTATGCAGCTTCACAGGGACATTCGTATAGCCCAGGGAACGGATGGCATCGTTCATTTCAATTTTACGTTTATCGATTTTGATGTCATGTGACTTTTTTAGTGCATCGGCAATTTGCTTGCTCGTGATGGAACCGAATAAACGACCGCCTTCACCGGATTTCGCTTTCATTTCAACCGTGATTTCTTCCAACGTCGCTTTTAATTTTTTGGCTTCTTCTAATTCTTCTTGAGCCAGTTGCTTTTCTTTCTTCTTTTGACCCTCAAGCTGACCCATGTTTGCATTTGTCGCTTCAACGGCCAAGCCTTTTTTTAATAAGAAGTTATGTGCATAGCCATCTGCTACGTTTTTCACTTCTCCTTTTTTTCCTTTACCTTTAACGTCTTTTAAGAAAATTACTTTCATATCTCTTTTCTCCCTTCAAAATAATCACTTAATGCTTCCTTCAGCTGTTCCTCGGCTTCCAGTACAGATACTTGTTTTATTTGAGTAGCGGCGTTCGTTAAATGACCTCCACCGTTTAAGTTTTCCATAATGATTTGTACGTTCACGTCACCTAATGAACGGGCACTGATCCCGATTGTTTCCGGATCCCGCTTGGAGATGACGAAGGAAGCAATCACTTCATCCATGGTCAATAACGTATCCGCTGCCTGTGCAATCAGGACGGGATCATAGATGACATCATCCTCTGCTTTCGCAATCGCGACGCCTTCACGGAAAAATTTAACCGATTCAATTAACCTTGAACGTTTAATATAGGTCTCGACATCCTCTTTCAGGAACTTTTGGACTAACACGGTGTCAGCCCCTTGTGCCCTTAAATAGGAAGCGGCATCAAATGTTCTCGATCCCGTTCGAAGCGTGAAGCTCTTCGTATCGACAATAATTCCTGCCAAGAGGGAAGTGGCTTCAAGCATCGTAATTTTTTCATGTTTAGGCTGATATTCCAATAGCTCCGTTACAAGCTCAGCTGTAGAAGAAGCATATGGTTCCATATAAACAAGTAATGGATTTTTTATAAAGTCTTCGCCAC is a genomic window of Rossellomorea sp. y25 containing:
- the dnaB gene encoding replicative DNA helicase; the protein is MNEVFQDRVPPQNIEAEQAVLGAIFLEPSALTTTSEILIPEDFYRHSHQKIYNVMLNLGDGGKAVDLITVTEELAAAKELEDVGGVAYLSELAASVPTAANIEYYAKIVEEKSLLRRLIRTATDIASDGYAREDEVDSLLSEAEKNIMEVAQRKNAGAFHNIKDVLVRTYDNIETLTNRKGDVTGISTGFADLDHMTAGFQRNDLIIVGARPSMGKTAFALNIAQNVAVKAKENVAIFSLEMGAEQLVMRMLCAEGNINAQNLRTGDLTDEDWRKLTMAMGSLSNAGIYIDDTPGIKVGEIRSKCRRLAQEHGLGMILIDYLQLIQGSGRSGENRQQEVSEISRSLKGLARELQVPVIALSQLSRGVEQRQDKRPMMSDIRESGSIEQDADIVAFLYREDYYDKEAENKNIIEIIIAKQRNGPVGNVSLAFVKEYNKFVNLERRFDDAPA
- the rplI gene encoding 50S ribosomal protein L9; translation: MKVIFLKDVKGKGKKGEVKNVADGYAHNFLLKKGLAVEATNANMGQLEGQKKKEKQLAQEELEEAKKLKATLEEITVEMKAKSGEGGRLFGSITSKQIADALKKSHDIKIDKRKIEMNDAIRSLGYTNVPVKLHTDVSATLKVHVTEE
- a CDS encoding adenylosuccinate synthase; protein product: MSSVVVVGTQWGDEGKGKITDFLSEHAEVIARYQGGNNAGHTIKFDGETYKLHLIPSGIFYNEKTSVIGNGMVVDPKALVKELKYLHDRDVKTDNLRISNRAHVILPYHLKLDEIDEERKGANKIGTTKKGIGPAYMDKAARVGIRIADLLDRQSFEEKLARNLEEKNRLFEKFYETEGFNIEDILDEYYEYGQQIKHYVVDTSVVLNDAIDNGRRVLFEGAQGVMLDIDQGTYPFVTSSNPVAGGVTIGSGVGPTKINHVVGVSKAYTTRVGDGPFPTELTNEIGDKIREVGREYGTTTGRPRRVGWFDSVVVRHARRVSGLTDLSLNSIDVLTGIEKLKICVAYKYKGEVMEEFPANLNILAECEPVYEELPGWTEDITECKTLTDLPENARHYLERVSQLTGIPLSIFSVGPDRSQTNVVRSVWSPN
- a CDS encoding ABC transporter ATP-binding protein, whose product is MIRRFFSYYRPHRRLFYIDFACAVLVGLLELGFPMAVSWFIDSLLPEGNWSTILAVSAGLLVLYLLSSSMQFVVNYWGHKLGINIETDMRRELFHHVQRQSFRFFDNTKTGHIMSRVTNDLMDIGELAHHGPEDLFIAVMTFIGAFWIMLTINMELALVAIIIVPFLVWLISYSNIKMNAAWTKMYGNIADVNSRVEDSVSGARVVQSFTNESYEMERFNENNQFFRTSKLKAYNVMSVNLSGIYITTRLMTLIILVYGAWLSFSGVLSYGELVAFILYINVLFKPIDKISALLELYPKGMAGFKRFTELMDMEPDIENRPHAIEVPALRGDIAFDGVTFGYEPDRPILRDLSFTIQSGQTVAFVGPSGAGKTTICSLIPRFYDIEKGAVTIDGIDIREMTKESLRAQIGIVQQDVFLFTGTLRENIAYGKLDATQKEIEEATRRAHLTDLIASLPDGFDTQIGERGLKLSGGQKQRLSIARMFLKNPRILILDEATSALDTETEAIIQEALNELAKDRTTLVIAHRLATIRKADRILVVTENGIAEDGTHEELLSREDGIFTRLHAHQHATIL